In Gammaproteobacteria bacterium, the following are encoded in one genomic region:
- a CDS encoding BlaI/MecI/CopY family transcriptional regulator: MSPRRARPNHPTDAELEILNVLWKRGPSTVGDVHARILEHNRVGYTTVLKLMQIMHAKGLLERDDSARAHVYQPTASREHTQRQLLSKLTQRAFGGSVADLVVQALGSGRHANPAELARIRELIDELEKA; encoded by the coding sequence ATGTCCCCGCGCCGTGCCCGGCCCAATCACCCCACGGATGCCGAACTTGAAATCCTCAATGTGCTCTGGAAACGCGGCCCGAGTACGGTCGGCGATGTGCACGCCCGGATTCTGGAACATAACCGCGTGGGCTACACCACCGTACTCAAACTCATGCAGATCATGCACGCCAAGGGTCTGCTGGAACGCGACGACTCCGCGCGCGCGCATGTTTACCAACCCACCGCCAGCCGCGAGCACACCCAGCGGCAACTGCTGAGCAAGCTCACGCAGCGTGCCTTCGGCGGCTCGGTCGCAGATCTCGTGGTGCAGGCGCTGGGCTCGGGTCGGCACGCGAACCCCGCGGAGCTGGCGCGCATCCGCGAACTGATTGACGAACTGGAGAAGGCATAA
- a CDS encoding DEAD/DEAH box helicase — translation MSFSSLGLSAELLRAVSDQGYAEPTPVQARAIPVVLAGRDLQAAAQTGTGKTAGFTLPLLQHLQKHPQRSRTPRVLVLTPTRELAAQVGESVQTYGKYLPFTTAVIFGGVNINPQIEKLRRGADIVVATPGRLLDHAQQKTIDLSCVEILVLDEADRMLDMGFIRDIRRILALLPRQRQNLLFSATFSDDIRKLAAGLLKNPEIIDVAPRNSTVERVTQRVYVCDKGAKRALLSWLIGSGNWRQVLVFTRTKHGANRLCIQLQQDGIEAVAIHGNKSQAARTRALADFKQGRVRTLVATDIAARGLDIDQLPHVVNYELPNVPEDYVHRIGRTARAGNSGEAISLVSSDERGLLKDIERLLKQELPRATAEGFKPNPATAKPEPDNRTAQHKHRPQPARNHESGWHSRPGSRSHGQHSARRHNTGRSR, via the coding sequence ATGTCATTTTCTTCCCTCGGCCTGTCGGCCGAGTTATTGCGTGCCGTGAGCGATCAGGGCTACGCCGAACCCACGCCTGTGCAGGCTCGCGCCATCCCCGTGGTGCTGGCGGGCCGTGATCTTCAGGCCGCCGCCCAGACCGGCACTGGCAAAACCGCCGGTTTTACCCTGCCGCTATTGCAGCACCTCCAGAAACATCCGCAGCGTTCCCGCACGCCGCGCGTGCTGGTGCTCACGCCCACCCGCGAACTCGCCGCCCAAGTGGGCGAGAGCGTGCAGACTTACGGCAAGTACCTGCCGTTCACCACCGCGGTCATTTTTGGCGGCGTCAATATCAATCCGCAGATCGAAAAGCTGCGCCGCGGCGCCGACATCGTGGTGGCCACACCCGGCCGGCTGCTGGACCACGCGCAACAGAAAACCATTGACCTCTCGTGCGTGGAGATCCTGGTGCTGGACGAAGCCGACCGTATGCTGGACATGGGCTTCATCCGCGATATCCGTCGCATCCTCGCGCTCTTGCCGAGGCAGCGCCAGAACCTGCTGTTCTCCGCCACTTTTTCCGATGACATCCGCAAACTCGCCGCCGGACTTCTCAAGAACCCGGAGATTATTGATGTGGCGCCGCGCAACAGCACCGTCGAGCGCGTCACCCAACGGGTGTATGTCTGCGACAAGGGCGCGAAGCGCGCGTTGCTCTCCTGGCTGATCGGCTCCGGCAACTGGCGGCAGGTGCTGGTATTCACTCGCACCAAACACGGCGCCAACCGCCTGTGCATACAGTTGCAGCAGGACGGCATCGAGGCCGTCGCCATCCACGGTAACAAGAGTCAAGCCGCGCGCACTCGCGCGCTGGCGGATTTCAAACAGGGACGCGTGCGCACGCTGGTAGCCACCGACATCGCCGCCCGCGGTCTGGACATTGACCAGTTACCGCATGTGGTGAACTACGAGCTACCGAACGTGCCCGAGGATTACGTGCACCGTATCGGCCGTACCGCCCGCGCCGGCAATTCCGGTGAGGCTATTTCGCTGGTGTCGTCCGATGAACGCGGCTTGCTCAAGGACATCGAGCGCCTGTTGAAGCAGGAACTGCCGCGCGCCACCGCCGAAGGTTTCAAACCGAACCCGGCTACCGCCAAGCCGGAACCGGACAACCGCACCGCACAGCACAAACACCGTCCGCAGCCCGCACGCAACCATGAATCCGGCTGGCACAGCCGACCCGGCTCGCGCAGCCACGGTCAGCATTCCGCCCGGCGACACAACACCGGCCGCTCACGCTGA
- a CDS encoding DoxX family protein gives MSLLLFRLWVAVDFWRAGVAKVSDMQSTISLFQYVYHVPLLPAVAAAYLGTAIELITPWFLGFGLLGRLTALFLFVYNIIAVISYPALWPHGLWHGFWGSDFTDHKVWGLMLLAIVCFGPGKLSLDHVLQKWIWPLFRTRTASAG, from the coding sequence GTGAGCCTGCTCCTGTTCCGCCTGTGGGTGGCGGTGGATTTCTGGCGCGCCGGGGTCGCGAAAGTGAGTGACATGCAGAGCACCATCTCGCTGTTCCAATATGTCTATCACGTACCCTTGCTACCCGCAGTCGCCGCGGCTTATCTCGGTACCGCCATCGAATTGATCACGCCCTGGTTCCTGGGTTTCGGCCTGCTCGGCCGACTCACTGCGCTGTTCCTGTTCGTGTACAACATCATTGCGGTGATTTCCTATCCGGCACTCTGGCCACACGGACTGTGGCATGGTTTCTGGGGCAGTGACTTCACCGACCACAAGGTCTGGGGCCTGATGCTGCTTGCTATCGTGTGCTTTGGCCCCGGCAAGTTGTCGCTGGATCACGTACTTCAAAAGTGGATATGGCCACTGTTTCGGACCAGAACGGCATCGGCTGGCTGA
- a CDS encoding DNA-binding domain-containing protein: MNAAPSLPELQRRFADALLGSADAVPADWIAGNGLGADARVQIYRNLVRNNHAAALRTAYPAVLKLVGEDFFETAAARYLHANGSASGNLQDYGGAFPAFLAHMPEAAGLAYLPDVARLEWARQESYLAADAEPLNPAALADLPEAGFAELKTTLHPSVRLVVSAHPIFDIWLFCQQTAPERLNLSGTGQTALIWREECQLAMQPLVHGQSEFIGALLTGETLASAHADALTAEPGFDLITGLRWLVQTGLITGLSNH; the protein is encoded by the coding sequence GTGAACGCCGCGCCCTCGCTGCCTGAACTGCAACGACGCTTCGCCGACGCCCTGCTGGGCAGCGCGGATGCCGTGCCCGCTGATTGGATCGCCGGCAACGGCCTCGGGGCGGACGCCCGCGTGCAGATTTACCGCAACCTGGTGCGCAACAATCACGCGGCGGCGCTGCGCACGGCTTATCCCGCGGTTCTGAAACTCGTGGGCGAGGATTTCTTCGAGACCGCGGCGGCGCGTTATCTGCACGCTAACGGCTCTGCCAGCGGCAATCTGCAGGATTACGGCGGCGCTTTTCCTGCCTTTCTGGCACACATGCCGGAGGCCGCAGGCCTCGCGTACCTGCCGGATGTGGCGCGGCTGGAGTGGGCGCGGCAGGAAAGTTATCTGGCCGCCGACGCCGAACCGCTGAATCCCGCGGCACTCGCGGACCTGCCGGAAGCCGGCTTTGCGGAATTGAAGACTACGCTGCATCCGAGCGTGCGGCTGGTCGTGTCCGCTCACCCCATCTTTGATATCTGGCTGTTCTGCCAACAGACCGCACCCGAGCGCCTGAACCTGTCCGGTACGGGTCAGACGGCGTTGATATGGCGCGAGGAGTGCCAACTTGCCATGCAGCCGCTGGTTCATGGACAAAGCGAATTCATCGGCGCGCTTCTGACCGGCGAAACCCTGGCCAGCGCTCATGCCGATGCGCTGACCGCCGAACCGGGTTTCGATCTCATCACCGGCCTGCGCTGGCTGGTGCAGACCGGACTCATCACCGGCCTTTCAAACCACTAA